The following are encoded together in the Mesoplodon densirostris isolate mMesDen1 chromosome 2, mMesDen1 primary haplotype, whole genome shotgun sequence genome:
- the TRNP1 gene encoding TMF-regulated nuclear protein 1, with protein sequence MPGCRISACGPGAQEGSAEPGSPSLPPGERLLSPQPPSPTPTLTPTPAQASPQPEVAQGSAGSAEGQELQRWRQGASGGAGRTGPARGAGGGPGAAAAAAAAAAAAGGRALELAEARRRLLEVEGRRRLVSELESRVLQLHCVFLAAELRLAHRAESLGRLGGGVAQAELYLAAHGSRLKKGSRRGRRGRPPALLASALGLGGCVPWGAGRLRRGHCPEPDSPFRRSPPRGPASPQR encoded by the coding sequence ATGCCGGGCTGCCGCATCAGCGCCTGCGGCCCGGGGGCCCAGGAAGGGTCAGCAGAACCGGGGTCCCCGTCGCTGCCGCCCGGGGAGCGCCTATTGTCCCCTCAGCCCCCGTCCCCAACTCCGACCTTGACCCCGACCCCGGCTCAGGCCTCACCGCAGCCCGAAGTGGCCCAGGGGTCGGCGGGCTCGGCCGAGGGGCAGGAGCTGCAGCGCTGGCGCCAAGGCGCTAGCGGGGGCGCGGGGCGCACCGGGCCGGCACGGGGCGCGGGCGGCGGCccgggcgcggcggcggcggcggcggcggcggcggcggcggcagggggCCGTGCGCTTGAGCTGGCCGAAGCGCGGCGGCGACTGCTGGAGGTGGAGGGCCGCCGGCGCCTGGTGTCGGAGCTGGAGAGCCGCGTGCTGCAGCTGCACTGCGTCTTCCTGGCAGCCGAGCTGCGCCTGGCGCACCGCGCCGAAAGCCTGGGCCGCCTGGGCGGCGGCGTGGCGCAGGCCGAGCTCTATCTGGCGGCGCACGGGTCACGCCTCAAGAAGGGCTCGCGCCGCGGCCGCCGCGGCCGCCCGCCCGCGCTGCTTGCCTCTGCGCTCGGTCTGGGCGGCTGCGTGCCCTGGGGCGCCGGGCGCCTGCGGCGGGGCCACTGCCCCGAGCCCGATTCACCCTTCCGCCGGAGCCCGCCCCGCGGCCCCGCCTCCCCCCAGCGCTGA